From one Solanum stenotomum isolate F172 chromosome 12, ASM1918654v1, whole genome shotgun sequence genomic stretch:
- the LOC125848911 gene encoding small polypeptide DEVIL 3-like, whose translation MMKGKNGANLKLKKRICSGKLGRFLKEQRGRLYIVRRCVVMLLCWHD comes from the coding sequence ATGATGAAGGGCAAAAATGGAGCTAACTTAAAGTTAAAGAAGAGGATATGCAGTGGAAAACTTGGGAGGTTTCTAAAAGAGCAGAGAGGAAGGCTATACATTGTGAGAAGATGTGTAGTTATGCTACTTTGTTGGCATGATTAA